The segment CTCAAGCACTCCGGCAGCTTCAAAACGAACTGTCATCGCTTGATTTAAAACCATCTTTTGCGAATAAACAGGAGCTTCCGACGCCCCAGTATTTCCAGTGTCTGGCAGTTGAGAACTCGGAGTCTGTGGGTTGGGCGTTACCACAGAAGCAGACTCGTTGCCTGATTCATCAATCGCGGAAAGACTGTTCCCCGGGCCACAGGCCGCTACCGCAAGAGACATACACGTCATTAAAAAATACTGCGTGATTTTTGTAGCAACCATAGAGAACCTCCGACTAAGAAAGTTTTCGGTTGGCTCACATATGAAATTTAATATTTTTTAGAATGTAAAAGTCCTGATCGGCAATGTCTTTCGAACTGTCGGCATTCTAGGCAATACGTTTTATCAAATGATAGCCAAATCGTGTGCGAACCGGCTTTTGTGAGGTCTCTCCAGTTTTCAATGCCAAGGCGGCGTCTGCAAAATCCTCATCAAGACGTGAAGGACTGATCTCCCCAAGATCTCCACCTGCTTTTGCAGAGGGACATTTTGAGTATTTCATTGCCAAGTCTTCAAAAGACTTTCCTTCAGACAGTGCGCGAAGCAAATCTTGCGCTTCAAATTCTTTTTCCACCAGAATGTGGCTGACCTTAATTTTGTTCATGGGCGGAAGCTTATTCAAAGCTGAAGAATTACGCCACCTCTTTGTGAAAAAGATGCCGCTAAGGAGCCCAAACTAACAATCATTTAACGCCACGTTCATTGTTAATTCACATACTTTCTCTGGGAGTAGTTCCCGTTTATACTCAAGCTTCAAAATTCTCAAAAGAGAGGTTTCCATGTTTAAAACAAAAGGCTTTGCCGCTCCGGCACCGAAGGCACCCCTTGCACCCTTCCAATTCGAACGTCGCGAACTTCGAGACAACGACGTTCATATCGAAATTCAATATTGCGGCGTTTGTCACTCAGACGTTCATCAAGTGCGTGATGAGTGGGGTCACGGGGCCTTTCCGATGGTTCCTGGCCACGAGATTGTTGGCAAAGTTCTTGCCGTTGGCCCAAAAGTAAAAAAATTCAAAGTCGGCGACCTCGCGGGAGTTGGCTGCATGGTGGATTCTTGCTTAGAGTGTCGCTCTTGCAAAGAGGGTCTTGAGCAGTATTGTGAGAACGGCTTTGTTGGCACCTACAACAGCAAAGAAAAAGATGGCAAGACTCCAACTTACGGAGGCTACTCTGATTCAATTGTGACGCGAGAAGAATTCTGTCTAAAGATTTCTCCAAAACTAAACTTAGCGGCAGTCGCTCCTCTACTTTGCGCAGGCATCACAACTTATTCTCCTCTTAGACATTGGAAAGTTTCCAAAGGACAGAAAGTTGGCGTTGTGGGGTTGGGTGGCTTGGGTCATATGGCCGTCAAGCTGGCAAACGCCATGGGCGCGAACGTTGTGGTCTTCACTACTTCAGCTTCCAAAGTCGAAGATGCAAAACGTCTTGGCGCCCACGAAGTTGTGATCTCAAAGAATCTTGAGCAGATGAAAACTCACGCAAACAGTTTTGATTTCATTATCGACACTGTTTCAGCCCCTCATGATTACAATCTTTATATCAGCCTTCTTCACAGAGACGGCAATATGGTTTTGGTTGGCCTTCCAGACAAGCCGCCAGAGCTTTATGCAGGTAATTTGATCATGGGTCGCCGCAAATTAGGTGGATCTTTGATTGGCGGAATTGCCGAGACCCAAGAAATGTTGGATTTCTGCGCTGAACACAATATTGTTTCAGACATTGAAATGATTCCAATTCAAAAAATTAATGAGGCCTACGAGCGCATGATCAAGAGCGACGTTAAATATCGCTTCGTTATCGATATGAAGTCTTTGGCCTAGCTTCAAGGCGGAGGCTTCCACCTCCGCTCTCAAATTGAATGTCAGGCAACACATGTTTCCCTCGACTTTGAATTAAGAATGTCCAAAATCATGAATTTGGACTCTGAAAAATATGTCAACTGCTAGATTCTTAGGGACATGCAAGACTTCCATTACGATATTCTTCCGCTCCATCATGTTTGTGAAACTAAACGAGAGATCCTGAACTGCGTGTTCGAAATGTGGGAGCAGACATTTGGCTCTGTCGTTTCCCAAGCTGGCGGTCATCTTGATTTCTCTGATTTTTTTCGCTGTCATTCTGCGGGCGTCATTCGCTATAAAAGCGAAGTCGTTGGTTTCAATCTGTTTACGGTCTTCGATCTCAATCTAACATCACACCTACGTCATCCATATGTAAACCATCTCGAAGAATCCACCGTGCAAATGCTGAAAGCCAAGAATTGCAC is part of the Bdellovibrio svalbardensis genome and harbors:
- a CDS encoding peptidylprolyl isomerase; the protein is MNKIKVSHILVEKEFEAQDLLRALSEGKSFEDLAMKYSKCPSAKAGGDLGEISPSRLDEDFADAALALKTGETSQKPVRTRFGYHLIKRIA
- a CDS encoding NAD(P)-dependent alcohol dehydrogenase; the protein is MFKTKGFAAPAPKAPLAPFQFERRELRDNDVHIEIQYCGVCHSDVHQVRDEWGHGAFPMVPGHEIVGKVLAVGPKVKKFKVGDLAGVGCMVDSCLECRSCKEGLEQYCENGFVGTYNSKEKDGKTPTYGGYSDSIVTREEFCLKISPKLNLAAVAPLLCAGITTYSPLRHWKVSKGQKVGVVGLGGLGHMAVKLANAMGANVVVFTTSASKVEDAKRLGAHEVVISKNLEQMKTHANSFDFIIDTVSAPHDYNLYISLLHRDGNMVLVGLPDKPPELYAGNLIMGRRKLGGSLIGGIAETQEMLDFCAEHNIVSDIEMIPIQKINEAYERMIKSDVKYRFVIDMKSLA